Genomic segment of Cytobacillus suaedae:
TCTAAAGTTGGTTTATTGATATTAGGCAATATGTACTCGTGAATTTTCTTTGTATCTATTAAATTTTTTTGATAGCAGATCCAGTATGGTGTAATGGCTTGTTCATTAAAGTAAACAAGAAAATCACCATGTTTTTGAAAGGCTGTTACGATTGCTTCGACTAGTTTTGGTTTCTTTGGCTCTGTTTTTCTAAATAAGTTAAACATATATCATCACCATTCACCCTTTTATTTCGAATTATGCCTCTAGCCCTTCAAACATTTAATCAAACGGGTCCTTGTGTTAGTTATTCCATGAAATGTTAGGTAATTATGCAATATATTTTTAATATTAATATCAAAAAAGCAGCATACCCTGTGTATGCTGCCTTTTTTAACTTCCTATTTCTCTCTTTTATTTATATCTTGTAAATCATGCTCCTCGGCAAGTTCTGTTTGAAATTTATTTTGGAAACTTGTCATGTTAAATGTCATGTTATTACTCCCTCGGTCCAAGACCTTATTTTCCATGTAAGCATGAAAGAGAGCCTCAGTTAACATAATAAATACAGCCGCAAATAAGGATGCCAGAGCAAGTCGGTCCGGGGGATCAATAAACACTAAACTTAATCCCCATACAGATAAAAAGGCAAGCCCCATGTCCGCTAATGATGCAACAAGATTTCCAAGTCTCGGAAGAATGAATAAATCACCAACTACATAGGCTACGCCTGTTACAAGTGCACTTATCAGAAGGATTTCTAAGACAGTCGAATTATAATAAATCCCAAAA
This window contains:
- a CDS encoding YndM family protein; translated protein: MKHVKAIGIKYIFTSIILLSVFGIYYNSTVLEILLISALVTGVAYVVGDLFILPRLGNLVASLADMGLAFLSVWGLSLVFIDPPDRLALASLFAAVFIMLTEALFHAYMENKVLDRGSNNMTFNMTSFQNKFQTELAEEHDLQDINKREK